One Lysinibacillus fusiformis genomic window carries:
- the rbsK gene encoding ribokinase produces MITVIGSLNMDLAVQMGIFPKQGETVFGEQFQIIPGGKGANQAVAAARLGSQVNMIGCVGTDSFGETLRTVLQQEHIHTENIATASVPTGIANILLYNNDNRIIVVPGANYELKPSHLEAVKEVIQQSQMVIMQLEIPMETTDYALKLCKEANVPVLLNPAPAANFEMRWMEEITYITPNETECSLLFGDDFDEVLSKYPNKMILTLGSDGARYFDGEYPNHIPGYMTNAVDTTGAGDTFNGALAYALVEGQSLDEAVYFGNIAASLSVEKFGAQGGMPTLGAVYARLAGLEE; encoded by the coding sequence ATGATTACTGTTATTGGCAGTTTAAATATGGATTTAGCTGTGCAGATGGGTATTTTTCCTAAGCAAGGAGAAACAGTTTTCGGGGAACAATTTCAAATAATCCCCGGCGGAAAGGGGGCAAATCAGGCAGTTGCTGCTGCGCGCTTAGGCAGTCAAGTAAATATGATTGGATGTGTGGGGACAGATAGCTTTGGTGAAACTTTACGTACCGTTTTACAACAGGAGCATATTCATACAGAAAATATAGCAACTGCTTCAGTACCCACTGGTATTGCAAATATTCTATTATACAACAACGATAATCGTATTATTGTTGTACCAGGTGCTAATTATGAATTGAAACCATCTCACTTAGAAGCTGTAAAAGAGGTTATCCAACAAAGTCAAATGGTAATCATGCAGCTTGAAATTCCAATGGAGACGACTGATTATGCATTAAAGTTATGTAAAGAAGCGAATGTACCCGTATTATTGAATCCAGCACCAGCGGCGAATTTTGAAATGCGATGGATGGAAGAAATTACGTATATTACGCCAAACGAAACAGAATGTTCACTGTTATTTGGCGATGATTTTGATGAGGTGCTGTCAAAGTATCCGAATAAAATGATACTAACACTTGGTAGTGATGGTGCGCGTTATTTTGATGGTGAGTATCCGAATCATATACCTGGCTATATGACAAATGCCGTGGATACAACAGGTGCTGGCGATACGTTTAACGGTGCATTAGCTTATGCATTAGTAGAGGGACAATCGTTGGATGAGGCAGTGTATTTTGGGAATATAGCAGCCTCTTTATCAGTTGAAAAATTTGGCGCACAAGGTGGCATGCCAACACTTGGGGCGGTTTACGCTCGTCTGGCTGGCTTAGAAGAGTAA
- a CDS encoding uridine kinase family protein, whose translation MDTLLQEITTWLSTTDERIVIGISGHGAAGKTTFANRLVNQLNQHEVNYINTDPYIVSSNIRNQVMIDYTYLNENHRYKMTACHPLSHHLLSLERDIKMLKKGLDLYTIDTHYMKSELLSSKNNVTIVEGMSVAFMNPDLFDLKIYFYTDGETELVRRSNRDIVERGMDIHYLRQSHEERRIQYEVFMHPYSQYFDIIIKTSDEAITLEKNTFTFK comes from the coding sequence ATGGATACATTATTACAAGAAATAACAACTTGGCTCAGCACAACGGATGAACGGATTGTTATTGGTATTTCAGGTCATGGTGCTGCTGGGAAAACAACATTTGCCAATAGGCTCGTAAACCAACTAAATCAACATGAAGTGAATTACATTAATACAGATCCATATATTGTTAGTTCAAACATAAGAAATCAAGTAATGATCGACTATACGTATCTAAACGAAAATCATCGTTATAAAATGACGGCTTGCCATCCATTGTCCCATCATTTACTTTCTTTGGAAAGGGATATTAAAATGCTTAAAAAAGGTTTAGATTTATATACGATTGATACGCATTATATGAAAAGCGAGTTACTTTCTTCGAAAAACAATGTGACCATTGTAGAAGGAATGAGTGTCGCATTTATGAATCCAGATTTATTTGATTTGAAAATTTACTTCTATACTGATGGTGAAACGGAATTAGTGAGAAGGTCAAACCGTGATATTGTTGAAAGGGGGATGGATATCCATTATTTAAGGCAGTCTCATGAAGAACGCCGTATACAATATGAGGTCTTTATGCACCCATACAGTCAGTATTTTGATATTATTATCAAAACTTCTGATGAGGCAATTACTCTAGAAAAAAATACGTTCACATTCAAATAA
- the leuD gene encoding 3-isopropylmalate dehydratase small subunit, whose translation MEPINIVNSVISPLNRKNVDTDQIISKEFLKRIERTGFGQFLFYHWRFDAQGNEIKDFVLNQPEFKDSKILVAQDNFGCGSSREHAPWAILDYGFNVVIAPSFADIFHNNCFKNGILPIKLTEAECDEILVKGLAKPYCVEVNLAAQTVTGEDGKVYSFIIDSYYKETLLNGWDEIALTFKYEEQIAAYEAQRVAY comes from the coding sequence ATGGAACCAATTAATATCGTAAATAGTGTCATTTCACCATTAAATCGTAAAAATGTTGACACAGACCAAATTATTTCGAAAGAGTTTTTAAAACGGATTGAGCGTACAGGTTTTGGTCAGTTTTTATTTTACCATTGGCGCTTTGATGCTCAAGGTAATGAAATTAAAGACTTCGTATTAAATCAACCTGAATTTAAAGACTCCAAAATTTTAGTAGCTCAAGATAACTTCGGTTGTGGTTCTTCTCGTGAACACGCACCATGGGCAATTTTAGACTATGGCTTCAATGTAGTCATCGCACCATCATTTGCCGATATCTTTCATAATAACTGCTTCAAAAATGGCATATTGCCTATCAAGTTAACAGAAGCAGAGTGTGATGAAATTTTAGTAAAAGGTTTAGCGAAGCCTTATTGCGTGGAAGTAAATCTTGCCGCACAAACGGTAACAGGTGAAGATGGCAAGGTTTATAGCTTTATTATCGATTCTTACTACAAAGAAACGCTTTTAAATGGCTGGGATGAAATTGCGCTAACATTTAAATATGAAGAGCAAATTGCAGCATATGAAGCACAACGTGTAGCGTACTAA
- the leuC gene encoding 3-isopropylmalate dehydratase large subunit — translation MGKNIIEKIWDKHVVYQEEGKPDLLYIDLHLIHEVTSPQAFEGLRLSGRKVRRPDLSFATMDHNVPTKNLPTINDPIARNQIETLAKNAAEFGVELAGMGHPDQGIVHVIGPELGLTQPGKTIVCGDSHTSTHGAFGAIAFGIGTSEVEHVLSTQTLWQNKPKTMEIRVEGELPVGVAAKDIILAIISKFGIGVGTGHIVEFTGEAIHKLSMEERMTICNMSIEAGAKAGLVSPDQITVDYIRGRRYAPQGEKFEEASTYWLSLASDMDAAYDEVRIIKAEEIEPIITWGTNPSMGSGVSKNVPMQADYQDESDRAALRKALAYMGLEEGQPLTSIDIQHVFIGSCTNSRLSDLRAAASIIQGRKVHGNVTAIVVPGSHTTKKQAEAEGLDKIFTNAGFEWRESGCSMCLAMNDDVVPAGERCASTSNRNFEGRQGTGARTHLVSPQMAAAAAIAGHFVDVREFVKETV, via the coding sequence ATGGGCAAAAATATAATTGAAAAGATTTGGGATAAACATGTTGTTTATCAGGAAGAGGGCAAACCGGACCTGTTATATATTGATCTTCATTTAATTCATGAAGTAACTTCTCCGCAGGCTTTCGAAGGTTTACGCTTGAGCGGACGTAAAGTGCGCCGTCCAGATTTAAGCTTTGCAACGATGGATCATAATGTGCCTACAAAGAATTTACCGACCATCAATGATCCGATTGCACGCAATCAAATTGAAACATTAGCGAAAAATGCTGCTGAATTTGGTGTTGAGCTTGCAGGGATGGGGCACCCCGATCAAGGGATAGTACACGTTATTGGACCAGAGCTAGGGTTAACGCAGCCCGGTAAAACAATTGTTTGTGGAGATTCGCATACATCTACGCATGGTGCATTCGGTGCCATTGCATTCGGTATCGGTACATCCGAGGTAGAGCACGTTTTGTCTACACAAACGTTGTGGCAAAACAAGCCAAAAACGATGGAAATTCGAGTAGAAGGAGAGCTTCCTGTAGGAGTTGCTGCTAAAGATATTATTTTAGCGATTATTTCTAAATTTGGCATCGGTGTCGGAACTGGCCATATTGTGGAGTTTACTGGAGAGGCAATCCACAAACTTTCTATGGAAGAACGTATGACAATTTGTAATATGTCAATTGAAGCAGGTGCAAAGGCAGGGCTTGTGTCTCCTGACCAAATTACAGTTGACTACATCCGTGGCCGTCGCTATGCACCACAGGGTGAGAAATTTGAAGAAGCATCAACATACTGGTTAAGTCTAGCTTCTGATATGGACGCGGCGTATGATGAAGTACGCATCATCAAAGCTGAAGAAATCGAGCCAATCATCACGTGGGGAACGAACCCATCTATGGGCTCAGGTGTTTCTAAAAATGTTCCAATGCAGGCAGATTACCAGGACGAGTCAGATCGAGCTGCACTTCGTAAAGCACTTGCCTATATGGGCTTAGAAGAAGGGCAACCACTAACTTCAATCGATATCCAGCACGTATTTATCGGTTCATGCACAAACTCACGTTTAAGTGATTTACGCGCTGCAGCAAGTATCATTCAAGGACGAAAAGTACATGGAAATGTAACGGCAATCGTTGTACCTGGATCTCATACAACGAAAAAGCAAGCAGAGGCTGAAGGATTAGACAAAATCTTTACAAATGCAGGTTTTGAATGGCGTGAATCAGGTTGCTCGATGTGCTTAGCAATGAACGATGATGTAGTTCCAGCGGGTGAACGCTGTGCATCAACATCAAATCGTAACTTCGAAGGTCGTCAAGGTACAGGCGCTCGTACACATTTAGTATCGCCACAAATGGCAGCAGCGGCAGCGATTGCAGGTCATTTCGTGGATGTACGCGAATTCGTCAAGGAAACGGTGTAA
- the leuB gene encoding 3-isopropylmalate dehydrogenase, translating into MEKKITVLPGDGIGPEVVASAVRVLQVIGKRFNHTFHLGYATIGGAAIDQHNNPLPDETIEMCEGSDAILLGAVGGPKWDNNPPELRPEKGLLRIRKHFDLFANLRPVKAFPSLLDASPLKREVAENVDLMIVRELTGGVYFGEPRMRTENGAIDTTVYSTAEVERIVENAFELARLRGGKLCSVDKANVLETSRLWREVVEAKKKDYPDVRVEHNLVDSVAMKLITNPGHYDVVVTENMFGDILSDEASVITGSLGVLPSASIRGDNFGLYEPVHGSAPEIAGRGVANPAATILSVAMMLQYSFGLLEEAAEIERAVSAVFDDGYFTADLARDGGRTLSTNEWTDKVINEIDTSFVSESIMTTYI; encoded by the coding sequence ATGGAGAAAAAAATTACAGTACTTCCTGGTGACGGAATTGGACCAGAGGTTGTTGCTTCTGCTGTACGTGTATTACAAGTAATTGGCAAGCGGTTCAACCATACATTCCATTTAGGCTATGCAACAATCGGAGGCGCTGCCATCGACCAACACAATAATCCACTACCAGATGAAACAATTGAAATGTGTGAAGGCAGTGATGCCATTTTACTTGGAGCTGTAGGTGGTCCGAAATGGGATAATAACCCACCTGAATTACGTCCAGAAAAAGGATTATTACGGATTCGCAAGCACTTTGACTTATTCGCAAATTTACGTCCGGTAAAGGCGTTCCCGAGTTTACTAGATGCTTCACCATTAAAACGTGAAGTAGCCGAAAACGTAGATTTAATGATCGTACGTGAACTAACAGGCGGCGTATACTTCGGGGAACCACGTATGCGTACTGAAAATGGCGCAATTGATACAACAGTTTATTCAACAGCAGAAGTTGAACGTATTGTTGAAAATGCCTTTGAATTAGCACGTTTACGTGGAGGCAAATTATGCTCTGTCGATAAAGCAAACGTACTGGAAACAAGTCGCTTATGGCGCGAAGTTGTAGAAGCAAAGAAGAAAGACTATCCAGATGTGCGGGTTGAGCATAACTTAGTGGACTCTGTGGCAATGAAATTGATTACAAATCCTGGCCACTATGATGTCGTTGTTACAGAAAATATGTTTGGCGATATTTTAAGTGATGAAGCATCCGTTATTACAGGTTCACTTGGTGTATTACCATCAGCGTCAATCCGTGGCGATAACTTTGGCCTATACGAACCTGTCCATGGTTCAGCTCCTGAGATTGCTGGTCGAGGTGTAGCAAACCCAGCTGCAACGATTCTTTCTGTTGCTATGATGCTACAATACTCATTCGGTTTACTAGAGGAAGCGGCAGAAATCGAACGAGCAGTAAGTGCTGTATTTGATGATGGTTACTTCACGGCAGACCTTGCACGTGATGGTGGTCGCACTCTATCTACAAATGAATGGACAGATAAAGTGATTAACGAGATTGATACTAGCTTTGTATCAGAAAGTATTATGACAACATACATTTAA
- a CDS encoding 2-isopropylmalate synthase translates to MRKIDIFDTTLRDGEQSAGINLNTVEKIEIAKQLERLGVTIIEAGFPASSPGDFDAVNRIAGTVKNSIVTGLARCVQKDIDTTWEAIKVAEQPHIHIFLATSPIHMEYKLKKSPEQVVEQAVEAVKYAKKFFPLVQWSAEDAFRSDREFLVRIMNEVVAAGATTINVPDTVGYASPQEYGALFKFLLENVKGAENVKFSAHCHDDLGMATANTIAAIENGATQVEGTINGIGERAGNVALEEIAVALHIRKDIYPVETGIHLQEIKRTSQLVSKLTNVVIQPNKAIVGKNAFAHESGIHQDGVLKNPETYEIISPALIGEGEVPLVLGKHSGRAAFRDRADTMGFNLSDEKLNKAFVEFKKLADRKKEITEEDLLTLLTEQQVQIEDVPLFELKMVQVQYGTENIPTATATVFTPEGSVKNVVATGSGSVEAIFNTLEQLVPGAVNVIDYRVKSVGKGRDALGEAVINIRYDGVSTTGRNSSQDVLEASAKAYLNAINRHLIQVSLRAQQVI, encoded by the coding sequence GTGCGAAAAATTGATATTTTTGATACAACACTTCGCGACGGCGAACAATCTGCTGGTATTAACTTAAATACCGTCGAAAAGATTGAAATTGCAAAGCAACTAGAACGTCTAGGTGTCACTATTATTGAAGCAGGTTTTCCTGCTTCATCACCTGGTGACTTCGATGCGGTCAACCGTATTGCGGGCACTGTCAAAAATTCTATCGTGACGGGTCTTGCACGCTGTGTGCAAAAAGACATTGATACAACATGGGAAGCGATAAAAGTAGCAGAGCAGCCACATATTCATATTTTTTTAGCAACATCACCCATTCATATGGAGTACAAGTTAAAAAAATCACCAGAGCAAGTGGTTGAGCAAGCAGTAGAAGCTGTGAAATATGCGAAAAAATTCTTTCCACTTGTGCAATGGTCTGCAGAAGATGCGTTCCGCTCAGATCGCGAATTTTTAGTTCGTATTATGAATGAAGTCGTTGCGGCCGGAGCTACGACGATCAACGTGCCTGACACAGTTGGCTATGCATCTCCTCAAGAATACGGTGCATTGTTCAAATTTCTACTTGAAAATGTGAAAGGTGCAGAAAATGTTAAATTTTCAGCACACTGCCACGATGACCTAGGAATGGCGACTGCTAACACCATTGCTGCTATCGAAAATGGTGCAACGCAAGTCGAAGGCACCATTAATGGTATCGGAGAGCGGGCTGGAAACGTTGCGCTTGAAGAAATCGCTGTTGCCCTCCATATTCGTAAAGACATTTATCCTGTGGAAACAGGCATTCACTTACAAGAAATTAAACGTACGTCTCAATTAGTAAGTAAATTAACAAATGTGGTCATTCAGCCGAATAAAGCAATTGTTGGGAAAAATGCATTTGCTCATGAATCTGGTATTCACCAAGATGGCGTACTAAAAAATCCTGAAACGTACGAAATCATTTCACCTGCACTTATTGGTGAGGGGGAAGTACCTCTAGTACTCGGTAAACACTCTGGACGCGCTGCATTCCGTGACCGTGCAGACACAATGGGCTTTAATCTGTCAGACGAAAAGCTCAATAAAGCATTTGTTGAATTCAAAAAGCTTGCAGATCGTAAAAAAGAGATTACAGAAGAAGATTTACTAACACTTCTTACAGAGCAACAAGTACAAATTGAAGATGTGCCACTATTTGAATTGAAAATGGTTCAAGTACAGTATGGAACAGAAAATATTCCAACTGCAACTGCAACGGTATTTACACCTGAAGGTAGTGTGAAAAATGTTGTGGCTACGGGTTCAGGTTCAGTGGAAGCCATTTTCAATACGCTTGAACAGCTTGTTCCAGGAGCCGTTAATGTTATTGACTACCGTGTGAAATCTGTTGGTAAGGGACGTGATGCACTTGGTGAGGCAGTTATTAATATTCGTTACGATGGTGTATCAACGACTGGTCGAAACTCGTCTCAAGATGTATTAGAAGCCTCTGCTAAAGCTTATTTAAATGCCATCAACCGTCATTTAATTCAAGTAAGCCTTCGTGCACAACAAGTGATTTAA
- the ilvC gene encoding ketol-acid reductoisomerase translates to MTTMYYEQNINEDVLKGKKIAIIGYGSQGHAHALNLKESGFDVVVGVRPGGSFDAAKADGIDVKTVAEAAQESDVIQILLPDERQKAVYEAEIAPYLEAGKALMFAHGFNIHFGQITPPADVDVFLVAPKGPGHLVRRQFQQGAGVPGLFAIHQDATGQAKDLALAYGKGIGSARGGLLETTFKEETETDLFGEQAVLCGGATQLVKAGFETLVEAGYQPELAYFETLHELKLIVDLMFEGGMATMRYSVSDTAEWGDYVAGPRIIDDSVKARMKDVLTDIQDGTFARRWIQENENGRPDYTKFKEAGANHQIEEVGTKLRAMMPFINEGKEKVVREVSVSAKN, encoded by the coding sequence ATGACTACAATGTACTATGAACAAAACATCAACGAGGACGTATTAAAAGGGAAAAAAATCGCAATCATCGGTTACGGTTCACAAGGTCATGCACATGCACTAAATCTTAAAGAATCAGGTTTCGATGTAGTAGTAGGTGTACGTCCAGGAGGATCTTTTGATGCAGCAAAAGCTGATGGGATAGACGTGAAAACTGTAGCTGAGGCTGCACAAGAATCAGATGTAATCCAAATTTTACTTCCTGATGAGCGTCAAAAAGCAGTATATGAAGCTGAAATCGCACCATACTTAGAAGCTGGTAAAGCACTTATGTTTGCGCATGGCTTCAACATTCACTTCGGCCAAATCACGCCACCAGCTGATGTTGACGTATTTTTAGTAGCACCAAAAGGCCCGGGACACTTAGTTCGTCGTCAATTCCAACAAGGTGCGGGTGTACCAGGTCTTTTCGCCATCCATCAAGATGCCACTGGTCAAGCAAAAGATTTAGCACTTGCTTACGGTAAAGGAATCGGCTCTGCTCGCGGTGGTTTACTTGAAACAACATTCAAAGAAGAAACGGAAACGGATTTATTCGGTGAGCAAGCAGTTCTTTGCGGTGGAGCAACACAATTAGTAAAAGCTGGTTTTGAAACATTAGTAGAAGCTGGTTATCAACCAGAACTTGCTTACTTCGAGACATTACACGAATTAAAATTAATCGTTGACCTAATGTTCGAAGGTGGTATGGCTACAATGCGTTACTCAGTATCCGATACAGCTGAGTGGGGTGACTATGTTGCAGGTCCACGCATCATCGACGATTCAGTAAAAGCACGCATGAAAGACGTATTAACTGACATCCAAGATGGTACATTCGCTCGTCGTTGGATTCAAGAAAATGAAAACGGACGTCCAGACTATACGAAATTCAAAGAAGCTGGTGCCAACCACCAAATCGAAGAAGTGGGTACTAAATTACGTGCTATGATGCCGTTCATCAACGAAGGGAAAGAAAAAGTAGTGAGAGAAGTGAGCGTAAGTGCGAAAAATTGA
- the ilvN gene encoding acetolactate synthase small subunit: MKRVITVTVINQSGVLNRVTGLLMKRQFNIESITVGHTEQPNFSKMTFVVNVEDESKIEQLVKQLSKQIDVLKVNDITDKSIVLRELALVKVISPPNLRLEMNSIVEPFRPQIIDTAKNVVTYQVVGNPEKIDAFIELIRPYGIKELTRTGATASVRETQKIPNTQLSILK; encoded by the coding sequence TTGAAACGAGTAATTACAGTAACAGTGATTAACCAAAGCGGCGTCCTAAACCGTGTAACAGGCTTACTTATGAAACGTCAATTCAATATTGAATCGATTACAGTTGGTCATACTGAACAGCCTAACTTCTCTAAAATGACATTTGTTGTAAATGTAGAAGACGAGAGCAAAATTGAACAACTAGTAAAGCAATTATCGAAGCAAATTGACGTGTTAAAGGTCAATGACATTACAGATAAATCCATCGTACTTCGTGAGCTAGCGCTTGTGAAGGTCATTTCACCACCAAATTTACGACTTGAAATGAACTCAATTGTTGAGCCGTTCCGTCCGCAAATTATTGATACAGCGAAAAACGTTGTCACATATCAAGTGGTAGGAAATCCAGAAAAAATTGATGCTTTCATCGAGTTAATTCGTCCATACGGCATTAAAGAGTTAACACGTACGGGTGCAACAGCATCTGTTCGTGAAACACAAAAAATACCGAATACGCAGCTCTCTATTTTAAAATAG
- the ilvB gene encoding biosynthetic-type acetolactate synthase large subunit: MSANVSINEKEEVVTTAEAEKTFQPKDGADVLVQALHDQGVEIIFGYPGGAVLQIYDAMYKNPIRHILTRHEQGAIHAAEGYARVSNKPGVVIATSGPGATNLVTGIADAMIDSIPLVIFTGQVATSVIGTDAFQEADIMGITTPITKHNYQVQDVNDIPRIVQEAFHIANTGRKGPVVVDFPKNVSQMLFDVENPPKAPEDIYLPGYQPTYKPNYLQVQKAIQAISLAKKPLILAGAGVLFADARNELTAFAEKYRIPVTNTLLGLGSFHGEHDLFVGMAGMHGTATANIAITKSDLLLNIGARFDDRLTGNLATFAPNATIIHIDIDPAEIGKNVPTDIPIVADAKEALKSLLKKDFEGPDTADWLNFLENHANEYPLWYSKQASDTEVLPQEALELVHRITEGEAIVTTDVGQHQMWAAQYYRLNNDHGWVTSGGLGTMGFGFPAAIGAQFAKPDKKVVSIVGDAGFQMTAQELSLLKEFNLPVKIVILNNSCLGMVRQWQQTFYEERYSSSLMPIQPDFVKLADAYGIKGYRINTIDEAESIFREALLSDEPALIDCRVKQLECVYPMVAPGKGLHEMIGVKKN; this comes from the coding sequence ATGAGTGCGAATGTTTCTATCAATGAAAAAGAAGAAGTAGTTACAACAGCTGAAGCTGAAAAAACTTTTCAACCGAAAGATGGTGCCGACGTTTTAGTTCAGGCGTTACATGATCAAGGTGTCGAGATTATTTTTGGTTATCCAGGCGGTGCGGTACTTCAAATTTATGATGCGATGTACAAAAATCCAATTCGTCATATTTTAACAAGACATGAGCAAGGAGCCATTCACGCAGCAGAAGGGTATGCGCGTGTATCAAATAAACCTGGTGTTGTGATTGCAACAAGTGGACCAGGAGCGACAAACTTAGTAACAGGTATTGCGGATGCGATGATCGATTCTATTCCACTGGTTATTTTCACTGGTCAAGTGGCAACTTCTGTTATTGGTACAGATGCCTTCCAAGAAGCTGACATTATGGGAATTACTACGCCAATCACAAAGCACAATTATCAAGTGCAAGATGTAAATGATATTCCTCGTATCGTTCAAGAAGCATTCCATATTGCGAACACGGGGCGTAAAGGGCCAGTAGTTGTTGACTTCCCGAAAAATGTTTCACAAATGCTATTTGATGTGGAAAATCCACCTAAAGCACCTGAAGATATTTATTTACCTGGATACCAACCAACATACAAACCAAATTATTTACAAGTTCAAAAGGCTATCCAAGCAATTTCTTTAGCGAAGAAGCCACTTATTTTAGCTGGAGCAGGAGTTCTTTTTGCAGATGCACGCAACGAATTAACGGCTTTTGCTGAAAAATATCGTATCCCAGTAACCAATACATTATTAGGTCTTGGATCCTTCCACGGAGAGCATGATTTGTTTGTTGGTATGGCGGGGATGCATGGTACAGCGACAGCTAATATCGCCATTACAAAATCGGATTTACTACTAAATATTGGTGCTCGTTTTGATGATCGTTTAACAGGTAACTTAGCGACATTCGCACCAAATGCAACCATTATCCATATTGATATCGACCCTGCAGAAATTGGTAAAAACGTTCCGACAGATATTCCAATCGTAGCTGATGCGAAAGAAGCATTAAAATCTTTATTGAAAAAAGACTTTGAAGGCCCTGATACAGCTGATTGGTTAAACTTTTTAGAAAATCATGCAAACGAATATCCACTTTGGTATTCGAAACAAGCGAGTGATACAGAAGTGTTACCACAGGAAGCGCTTGAGCTTGTGCATCGAATTACTGAAGGAGAAGCGATCGTTACGACAGACGTTGGTCAGCATCAGATGTGGGCTGCTCAATATTATCGCTTAAATAACGATCATGGATGGGTAACGTCTGGTGGACTTGGTACGATGGGCTTCGGCTTCCCAGCTGCAATTGGCGCCCAATTTGCGAAGCCAGACAAAAAAGTTGTTTCAATTGTAGGAGATGCAGGTTTCCAAATGACTGCGCAAGAGCTCTCTCTATTAAAAGAATTCAACTTACCAGTAAAAATTGTGATTTTAAATAACAGTTGCCTTGGGATGGTCCGTCAATGGCAACAAACCTTCTACGAGGAACGTTATTCATCATCACTTATGCCGATTCAACCGGATTTTGTGAAATTAGCGGATGCATATGGCATTAAAGGCTATCGTATCAACACAATTGACGAAGCAGAAAGTATCTTCCGTGAAGCCCTTCTTTCTGATGAGCCAGCGTTAATCGATTGTCGCGTAAAACAGCTTGAATGCGTTTATCCGATGGTTGCACCAGGCAAAGGTTTACATGAAATGATTGGGGTGAAAAAGAATTGA